Genomic segment of Tamandua tetradactyla isolate mTamTet1 chromosome 1, mTamTet1.pri, whole genome shotgun sequence:
GTCCTAGAAAGTCAGGTGTATGTAAAAGGCAAGGCCACTGGCAGTCTCAGGGCCCAGCTTCTGCTGCTGCAGCCCCAGCAAGGCCAGAGAGGCATGCAGGGCAGTTGAGATACCTGCAGTCGGCCAGGTTCTGACTCTTAGTACTGTCTCCACCCTGCCTTGCCTGTTCCTTGACCCATGAAAAAGAAGATATTCCCATGGTGAACAGTTCTTACAAAAGACTTCTCTGTTGGTTCCTTTAAATAGTCAGCTACTGTAGAATTCTTACAGTATAATTCACTTTACAAGAAGCTAGATGCAGAAGACTACATAGTGTAtgatttccatttatatgaagtgtccagaaaaggcaaatttagAGTCAGTAGTTGCCTAAGGCCAAGGTTGGTAACAGGGATTGGCTGCAGATGGGCTCGAGGGAATTTTAGGGGCACAGTGGAGGTGTTCTTAAATTTGATCGTGGTGTTGTTTGTACAACTTTGTACAAAGTTTCCTAGAAATCATTGACTAGCATATGGTCCTTATAATGGGTGAATTATGGCTTGTAAATTATGCTTcaacaaagctataaaaatataattcactttaaaaattttaaacaggtGACCAAGTTGGTCCAAGTTCATAGGAAAGGAGTATAGATGAATTTCTAGAAATGTGCATGTGTGTCCAGTTTTTATTAATTGAATTATAATTAAGATCCAAAGCTGTTTTAAGAAAAGTTATAGAATACCCTTCTGCGGGGGTGGggagccctgccccctctgccatAGGCAGGCTTGCTGAGAGGCAATGCTTGTACCCATCCCAGTCAAGGCCTGCTGCCCTCAAGAAGCTCACATTCTGGAAGACCAGCTCTTTGACGCTCTGGAGGGCCTGCACTTGAGAGACTGTTGCATTTGGTTGTGGGGTTTAGGCAGtggctttcatttatttgtgtggTTGTTTCTCCTTGGGGATCTTCCTATTTGAGGCAGTttccgtctctctctctctctctctctctcactctttctctctctctctctgccttgaCTGGTGCCTCACCTTCCTTGACACCTGGatactgctccccaccccccaactccaGTGAGCAGGTATACCCAGAAGCTGCGACATCAGCTTGGCCAAGACTCCAAGTTCATCTTGTGCTACTCGCAGAAGGAGGAGCAGCTGCTGGAGGAGACGTACACAGACACCATCATGGAGCTGGTTGGCTTTGCCAATGAGAGCCTGGGCAGCTTGGGCAGCCTGGTCTCCCTCTTGGACCATACCACGGGCATCCTCAATGAGCAGGGTGAGACCATTTTCATCTTCGGAGATGCCGGGGTGGGCAAGTCCATGCTGCTGCAGCGGCTGCAGAGCCTCTGGGCCATGGGGCAGCTAGACCTGGGGATCAAATTCTTCTTCCACTTCCGCTGCCGCATGTTCAGCTGCTTCAAGGAGAGCGACATGCTGTGTCTGCCTGACCTTCTCTTTAAGCACTGCTGCTACCCGGAGCAGGAGCCTGAGGAGGTGTTGGCCTTCCTGCTGCGCTTTCCCCACACAGCCCTCTTCACCTTTGATGGGTTGGATGAGCTCCACTCAGACTTTGACCTGAGCAGTGTGCCTGACAGCTGCTCCCCTTTGGAGCCCGCACACCCTCTTGTCCTGCTAGCTAACTTACTCAGTGGGAAGCTGCTCAAGGGGGCAAGCAAGGTGCTCACTGCCCGCACAGGCATCGAGATTCCACGCCAGCTCCTTCAGAAGAAGGTGCTGCTCCGTGGCTTCTCCCCCAGCCACCTACGGGCCTACACCAGGAGGATGTTCCCTGACAGGGTGGTCCAGGACCACCTGCTGGACCAACTGGATGCCAACCCCAACCTCTGCAGCCTGTGCACTGTGCCCCTCTTTTGCTGGATCATCTTCCGGTGCTTCCGCCACTTCCACACTACCTTTGACAGTGTTCCCGAGCTGCCTGACTACACGATGACGCTCACTGACATCTTCCTGCTGGTCACTGAGGTCCACCTGAACAGGATGCAGCCCACGAGCCTGGTGCAGCGCAATACTCGGAGCCAAACAGAGACCTTCCGCTCTGGCCGGGGGACCTTGCACTCACTGGGGAGGATGGCTCACTGGGGCATGGAGAAGAGCTTATTTGTCTTCAGCCAGGAGGAGGTGCAGGCCTCTGAGATGCAGGAGGGAGATCTGCAGCTAGGTTTCCTGCGGACCGTGCACGAGTTGGATGCTAGAGGGGACCAGCAGTCCTATGAGTTTTTCCACATCACCCTCCAGGCCTTCTTCACCGCCTTGTTCCTTGTGGTGGACGACAAGGTGGGTACGCCAGAGCTGCTCAGGTTCTTCCAGGAGTGGGTGCCTCCTGGAGAGGCTGCAGTGGTGTCTTGCTCTCTCCATTTCCTGCCTTTCCGGTGTCTGGGGGGCAGCAGCTTTGTTGGGGAAGACCCCTTCAAGAACAAGGATCACTTCCAGTTCACCAACCTCTTCCTGTGTGGGCTGCTGTCCAAAGCCAAACAGAAGCTCCTGCAGCACCTGGTGCCCGTGGTGGCCTTGAGGAAAAAGCGCAAGGCCCTGTGGGCGCACCTGTTTGCCAGCCTGCGGTCCTACCTGAAGAACCTACCCCGGGTTCAGTCTGATAGCTTCAACCAGGTGCAGGCCATGCCCACCTTCATCTGGATGCTGCGCTGCATCTATGAGACACAGAGTGAGAAGGTggggcggctggcggccagagGCATCTGTGCCAACTACCTCAAGCTGACCTACTGCAACGCCTATTCGGCCGACTGCAGCGCCCTTTCCTTTGTCCTGCACCACATCCGCAAACGGCTTGCCCTCGACCTGGACAACAACAATCTCAACGACTACGGTGTGCGGGAACTAAAGCCCTGCTTCAGTCGCCTCACTGTCATCAGGTGGGGCTGCCGCTCGTGGGCGGCGGGTGGGGCAGGAGGCAAGGCGTAGGGATGCCAAGCCTAGTGTGGTGGATCAGGATCCCAGGTGCTTCCTTCCCTGGGATTCCCGACCGCTGGTCTTGGAACATCCTGGCCTTGTCTCTCTTAGGGCGGCAGAGGGCAAGGAGCAAAACTTTGAAATCAGGCAGACCTGGATCAGTGCCAGCTGGGGACCCTTGAACACGGTGCTTAACCACTCTGAGCTTCAGTGCCCTTATCTGGGAAAAGGAGACAATAGTCCTAGCAGTTATAGTCACAACAGCCCGTATTTACAGGGTATGGGTGAAGTGCATTGCAAATactacttcatttaatcctcttatAGGAATAAAGTGGGTATTCTCTCCATTTCAGCAAATAAGCAAACAgggacacagagaagttaaagtaACTCATTCAAGGTCCCACTGCTGGGTGAGGTAGAATCAGAATGCATAGATGCCTACCCTTTAAGATTaatgtgaggctcagagagagtcCGTGAAAAGTTTCTGGCATATGTAAGCTTTTATTATTGCAGAAAACAGACTTTATGCTAATTGGCACTAGTTACCTTCCATGATCAAAGCCAGCAGCCTGGGCTGCCAGGGGTCTCAGTACAGAATGCTGAGCCCAGATTATTTTCCTGTTTGATGATGTATAGAAAAGAGAGGCAGATTATGCCCTTCTATTAGTGTTTCCTGTGTAAGATAAAATTTGAAAAGCTATTTTGGGGTTTAAATTCCCCATGACCTGGCTCATATGTTTCTGAAGAGCAGTGAGGATCTAGAAATGATTGTCAGGTCTGCTCTGCCAGTGCCAGAGTATATACTGTGCAAGGACAGTGGGAGTCGGACAGTGGGAGTCACTCAGCTAGTGACTCTCCCTCTGCAGCCTCACACACAGGGCTTCCCTCTCCCCACTTGATAGAACAAGAAACTCTGGATCAGTGTAGCGGCCCTACCCCCACCCAgctcttttgaagtgttttcttccACACCAACAAGAGAGCTGCTCCCAGGAAAGCAGAATGATGGGGGAAACCACAGGGAAGCATTTCCAGCTCCCTGGGGTTAGGATTAGTTTTGGTTGAGAGAAAACCCCAAATGTTAGTATCTTAAATGGGTTTACAAGCTTATTACTCTCTTGTGCAAAAGTCTAGAGGTAGGTAGTCAGGGCTGATATGGTCACCAGGAGCCCAAACTTTCTTCTGCCTTTCTGCTCTGCCGTCCTCACTAcctggcttccatctcttggtccAGGAGGGCTGCCCAGACTCCAGCCATCCAATAAACATTCTAGCCACCAGTAAGAAGGATGGACAAAGGGCATACcccattcttttaaaatacttctcCGCAATTGCTAATGGCACGACTGCTTGGATTTCACTTGGCAGAACTGAGTCACATGTACCCAGCTAAAACACAGGAGATTCTCTTTCTAAGAAAGCATAGGTACAGAGAGTGACTAGTAGGTTCTGTCATCCTGGGATGGTGGCAGCACCCTGGCCATGCAGTGTATGCTCATACTATGCCCTGGCACTGAGCCTTGTACTCTGCCAGGGGTGGAGAGGGAAAAAGGGGCCCGACATGTCTCACCTGATCATTTTGATGTAGCCTAAAATGCAAGCCTTTATACATGCAGCCTTTTACTCATTACAGAGGTCAACAAACTAAAGCTTGTGGGCCAAATTTGGCCTACAGTTTGTacatgaagttttattggaatggAGCTACACCTACTTGTTTTCATATTGACTGCTTCATACTATAGAGCTGAGTTGCAAGAGAGACCATGTGGCttgcaaaactgaaaatatttacccTTTGGCccttttcagaaaacatttacCCATTCTTGGTCTATTTCCTCACCTGGTCCCTGATCTTCACCTCATTCCTTACTTCCATCCATGCCTGAGTCTTATTCTATCCTTCAGCCCTACCTAAATGAAGGGGTGGAGGATTGAGACAATCAAGGTAGTTTATTATGGAGACTATGTAGTAATAAatttttattccacattttaTCTATGTCAAAAATATCctgctgggtgggccatggtggctcagccagcagagttcttgcttgccattctagagacctgggttcaattcccactgcctgcccatgtaaaaaaaaaaaagagagaacatatATATCCTGCTAGTATAGGCATTTACTAGAGAAATTCTAGCACAAGGCTGGCCCTTGTCCAGGATATATTCACAATCCCAAAGGCCTTCTTTTCCTGCTCTTCCCACTAAGCCTGGCCTACCCAGATGGCATTGCATTGAAGAGCAGGGGCTGTAGTTGCCAAGATCTACCTCTTCTATTTGTCCCTCTGCTTTTCTATCACCATTGGCACTCTTCCCACAAAGAACAGCACCATTTGAGCAGTCCTCATGATAGCAGAGCAGCCATCCTTTTCAAGTTGGTTAGTCAGGTTTAGCCCATGTGTTTTTGGATGGCAATACAGTTGACATTTTGGGGTACACTTACTTCTTGTAGGGACTGTCCTTTGCACTGCAGGACATCTAACATCACTGGCCCCACTCAGAAAATGACAGTGTCCCCTCTCCCAGAGTAACCACTAAAAGGAGGCCCCCCACTGTGGAGGGAGAACCACAGAGGCTTTTAAGGGTGGGTGGTGACACTCCTCATGAGTCCTCCACACCCTTAGGATGAGCAAGAGGTTGCTGTAGCCTTACTGATGGACTGGTGCTGGGTGGGCCAGGCTTTTAGGGGCTGTTTGGCTGATGCTACTGCCATTCTCACAGTGCGTGTTTCAAACTGGGAAAAATTCAAGGTCTGTAAGCCTTTGGGTCCTTGTGGAATGAATGTTCTTCAAACTGAGGAGCTGCTCTGATTTTAAcatcttttccattttgtttcaGACTCAGTGTAAACCAGATCACTGACAATGGCGTAAAGGTGCTATGTGAAGAGTTGACCAAATACAAAATTGTGACATATTTGGGGTATGTATTTCTCAAGAACATTGGGCCAGACACCCAGTAATAAGAGCAAGTGGCAGCAGTGGCCTTCATGAGGCTCGGGGCACTGTGGAAGCACCGGACTGAGAGTCAGGAGTCTGGGGGGATCCTGTCTACTTGGGCTGCAGCTCTGTTGGAGCATGTTACCAAACCTGGATGAGCCCCAGCCTCCTTGTAAAAGAGGGTTCAGAATATAAGCAAGTGCCGTTTGGTAAGACCTCAGGTGGTGGTGAGAACTCTTTCCTTAggagaacagctactaggggagtagaaacgatacggaacagctcccggagccatgacagagatcaagaagacagcataccccattctggaatggctgactagctgggagaacccgctccggtgagattgccgaggggcgcgggcttccccaagCCGGGGCGGcgggcggccggagtccctccctccctccttcccgggcgggccgggagaattggacaggcggtcccctcaagccgcagcagctggcgccccccaccacgcg
This window contains:
- the NOD1 gene encoding nucleotide-binding oligomerization domain-containing protein 1 isoform X2; this encodes MEKQAHSEMEIIPSESHSHIKLLKINRELLVTHIRNTQCLVDNLLKNDYFSAEDADIVCACPTQPDKVRKILDLVQSKGEEVSEFFLYVIQQLADAYVDLRPWLLDISFSPSQLIQSRAVVNTDPVSRYTQKLRHQLGQDSKFILCYSQKEEQLLEETYTDTIMELVGFANESLGSLGSLVSLLDHTTGILNEQGETIFIFGDAGVGKSMLLQRLQSLWAMGQLDLGIKFFFHFRCRMFSCFKESDMLCLPDLLFKHCCYPEQEPEEVLAFLLRFPHTALFTFDGLDELHSDFDLSSVPDSCSPLEPAHPLVLLANLLSGKLLKGASKVLTARTGIEIPRQLLQKKVLLRGFSPSHLRAYTRRMFPDRVVQDHLLDQLDANPNLCSLCTVPLFCWIIFRCFRHFHTTFDSVPELPDYTMTLTDIFLLVTEVHLNRMQPTSLVQRNTRSQTETFRSGRGTLHSLGRMAHWGMEKSLFVFSQEEVQASEMQEGDLQLGFLRTVHELDARGDQQSYEFFHITLQAFFTALFLVVDDKVGTPELLRFFQEWVPPGEAAVVSCSLHFLPFRCLGGSSFVGEDPFKNKDHFQFTNLFLCGLLSKAKQKLLQHLVPVVALRKKRKALWAHLFASLRSYLKNLPRVQSDSFNQVQAMPTFIWMLRCIYETQSEKVGRLAARGICANYLKLTYCNAYSADCSALSFVLHHIRKRLALDLDNNNLNDYGVRELKPCFSRLTVIRLSVNQITDNGVKVLCEELTKYKIVTYLGLYNNQITDVGAGYIAQILDECKGLKYLKLGKNQITSEGGKCLALAVKNSKSIFEIGLAFNGISIEGGKTLAEALQWNTSLRIFWLTKNELNDEVAESLAEMLKVNQTLKHLWLIQNQITVKGIAQLADALQKNTGIMEICLNGNLIKPEEVKVFENEKRIICF
- the NOD1 gene encoding nucleotide-binding oligomerization domain-containing protein 1 isoform X3, whose amino-acid sequence is MEKQAHSEMEIIPSESHSHIKLLKINRELLVTHIRNTQCLVDNLLKNDYFSAEDADIVCACPTQPDKVRKILDLVQSKGEEVSEFFLYVIQQLADAYVDLRPWLLDISFSPSQLIQSRAVVNTDPVSRYTQKLRHQLGQDSKFILCYSQKEEQLLEETYTDTIMELVGFANESLGSLGSLVSLLDHTTGILNEQGETIFIFGDAGVGKSMLLQRLQSLWAMGQLDLGIKFFFHFRCRMFSCFKESDMLCLPDLLFKHCCYPEQEPEEVLAFLLRFPHTALFTFDGLDELHSDFDLSSVPDSCSPLEPAHPLVLLANLLSGKLLKGASKVLTARTGIEIPRQLLQKKVLLRGFSPSHLRAYTRRMFPDRVVQDHLLDQLDANPNLCSLCTVPLFCWIIFRCFRHFHTTFDSVPELPDYTMTLTDIFLLVTEVHLNRMQPTSLVQRNTRSQTETFRSGRGTLHSLGRMAHWGMEKSLFVFSQEEVQASEMQEGDLQLGFLRTVHELDARGDQQSYEFFHITLQAFFTALFLVVDDKVGTPELLRFFQEWVPPGEAAVVSCSLHFLPFRCLGGSSFVGEDPFKNKDHFQFTNLFLCGLLSKAKQKLLQHLVPVVALRKKRKALWAHLFASLRSYLKNLPRVQSDSFNQVQAMPTFIWMLRCIYETQSEKVGRLAARGICANYLKLTYCNAYSADCSALSFVLHHIRKRLALDLDNNNLNDYGVRELKPCFSRLTVIRLSVNQITDNGVKVLCEELTKYKIVTYLGLYNNQITDVGAGYIAQILDECKGLKYLNLAFNGISIEGGKTLAEALQWNTSLRIFWLTKNELNDEVAESLAEMLKVNQTLKHLWLIQNQITVKGIAQLADALQKNTGIMEICLNGNLIKPEEVKVFENEKRIICF
- the NOD1 gene encoding nucleotide-binding oligomerization domain-containing protein 1 isoform X1 codes for the protein MEKQAHSEMEIIPSESHSHIKLLKINRELLVTHIRNTQCLVDNLLKNDYFSAEDADIVCACPTQPDKVRKILDLVQSKGEEVSEFFLYVIQQLADAYVDLRPWLLDISFSPSQLIQSRAVVNTDPVSRYTQKLRHQLGQDSKFILCYSQKEEQLLEETYTDTIMELVGFANESLGSLGSLVSLLDHTTGILNEQGETIFIFGDAGVGKSMLLQRLQSLWAMGQLDLGIKFFFHFRCRMFSCFKESDMLCLPDLLFKHCCYPEQEPEEVLAFLLRFPHTALFTFDGLDELHSDFDLSSVPDSCSPLEPAHPLVLLANLLSGKLLKGASKVLTARTGIEIPRQLLQKKVLLRGFSPSHLRAYTRRMFPDRVVQDHLLDQLDANPNLCSLCTVPLFCWIIFRCFRHFHTTFDSVPELPDYTMTLTDIFLLVTEVHLNRMQPTSLVQRNTRSQTETFRSGRGTLHSLGRMAHWGMEKSLFVFSQEEVQASEMQEGDLQLGFLRTVHELDARGDQQSYEFFHITLQAFFTALFLVVDDKVGTPELLRFFQEWVPPGEAAVVSCSLHFLPFRCLGGSSFVGEDPFKNKDHFQFTNLFLCGLLSKAKQKLLQHLVPVVALRKKRKALWAHLFASLRSYLKNLPRVQSDSFNQVQAMPTFIWMLRCIYETQSEKVGRLAARGICANYLKLTYCNAYSADCSALSFVLHHIRKRLALDLDNNNLNDYGVRELKPCFSRLTVIRLSVNQITDNGVKVLCEELTKYKIVTYLGLYNNQITDVGAGYIAQILDECKGLKYLKLGKNQITSEGGKCLALAVKNSKSIFEIGMWGNTIGDEGAKAFAEALRNHPSLTNLSLAFNGISIEGGKTLAEALQWNTSLRIFWLTKNELNDEVAESLAEMLKVNQTLKHLWLIQNQITVKGIAQLADALQKNTGIMEICLNGNLIKPEEVKVFENEKRIICF